In Zingiber officinale cultivar Zhangliang chromosome 6A, Zo_v1.1, whole genome shotgun sequence, a single genomic region encodes these proteins:
- the LOC121996131 gene encoding ubiquitin-related modifier 1 homolog yields MHLTLEFGGGLELLCQSIKIHTVDVNPKPGEEKLLMRDLLSWVKSNLIKERPEMFVKGDSVRPGVLVLINDCDWELCDGIDTALEEKDVVVFISTLHGG; encoded by the exons ATGCATCTCACGCTCGAATTCGG CGGCGGCCTTGAGCTGCTCTGCCAATCCATCAAGATCCACACCGTGGACGTCAATCCAAAACCCGGAGAGGAGAAG TTATTGATGCGTGACCTCTTGTCCTGGGTCAAGTCGAATCTGATTAAGGAGCGGCCTGAGATGTTCGTGAAAGGGGACTCGGT GAGACCTGGAGTGTTGGTTCTCATAAACGATTGCGACTGGGAACTTTGTGATGGCATTGACACTGCGCTGGAAGAGAAGGACGTTGTGGTGTTCATTTCTACCTTGCATGGTGGTTGA